The window caaaattatataaGGGCATGGTTGGAAAAAAATAAGGAACACCATGCCATACCATCAAATTGGTGGTTCAAGAAATTGATTGATTCCATGGTTATCAAACTATGGAATAGtaccgtaccataccataccacCCTTTTTAGAAGGTCAAACCCATCGATAGCCTTCTAAACTTGGCACCATCTTTTATTTTGTCACCTCAAGTgaacgttgttcacttttggcacctcaagtagccataaactgtgtcactttgacaccttttgctgattcagcaaagagagtgtattacactctaTTTTGGGCGCGTTTCACGAGTATTTTCGTAATTTTATCATCTTTCTTCCTCATTCTTTAATCCATTAGTTTTCCACCATTTTTTATCATCTTACTCCATTAATTCTTGGAGATCAAGCTCACAATATCAtcttaattcattaatttttcaccaattttttttccttttcttaacaCATTGTATAGCATAGTACTAGTTAATCGTGATTGCTCCATTGAGGTCAAGCTCACTATTTTTCACCATTAATTCTTGGAGGTCAAGTTCACTATTTTACACCATTGAAGTTAAAATGCTCCTTTGCTAAATTTTAGATTTAGAAAATTGAAGAGGTATAGTATTAGTTGAGGTTTGCTAGTTTCTAATCATCATTTTTTTATCAATTGGATGCGTATTTTTTATGGTTTGAAATCCCAAAAGAAAATCGTGAATTTCTTATGGTTTGAACCCACACAGCTAAAGTGGTTATATTTTTTTCCGGATTATTTAGATTAGTTGAGTGTAAGATTTTGCTATTATGGCTACTTGTACATTAGCTGTGTTTATGCCTCCTAATACGCGACGATCACGTAAGGTATTGATTGTTCTTGGTGGTAGACTTTGCCCCTTGAAAATTCAGGATGAGAAGATTGGATATTCGGGTGTAGAGTTTTGGATTGTGAACATTGATATTCAACCTTCATTGATGGAGGTTAAATTTGAAGAATGGTTGGGTGAGGAAGATGAAGTCaaagaatttttgtaattattttggtcAAAAGTCATGTGTCATTAATTCATTGGACACCTtgtaatatattttgattttttttttttcaaaaaataattatggaTACAGATAATGACATGAAAATTTAATATGAGTCGGCACAAATTAATTGGTTATTTAATTCATGTCAAAAGAGAGTGCAATTCACGCACTAGAGCTGATgcaaaaaagtgtcaaaatgacacagttAATAAATAGCTGGTTGAGGTACCAAAAATGAACatcgtccacttgaggtgcctaagtgaaagaagGTGTCAAATTCAGGGGGTTGGCGATGGGTTTGGCCTTTTTAGaatacaatcaaaacaaacatggttcccATGGTAAACATACCATACCATGgtaaaccaccatccaaacaggccCTAATGGATTGCCAtatttcaattaaaaatcataggCTGAAAAGCCTAAAAAAAGAAAACGCGTCCAAGGGGATTCAAACCCGCATTGGCATGCCGAAAATACATATGAGTTTCCTTTTACCACTAAGCTATCCATCTGTTTAGTTATGGGCTCCCAcctttaaatatttatactttttgataatatttctcATTAAATTATATGTCTTACGGTAGCGGTTGTGGGTTCCCAGGAACTCGCATCCACTACCGTAAATCCGCCCCTTAAAGAAAGTATGTCTtcagaatcatatgaaaatgagAGAAAGAACAGAAAAACACAATGCAACAAAGAATAGACGAACACACatatttttgttaaaagaaagCATACATCTTTATAGTACAACAAAGAATCGCATGAGATGTCTAACTTTTCAATGTAAGTGAATGTGCACGAAGACATCCAAGAACTACTCTAAAAGTGTAAAAGAGAAAGCACAAATTCTCAACCGAAGAACATGGTATTACATATATGTAGTTATGCATTATATTAAGGCAAGGCCGGCTCAAGCAAATTGGGAACTCGAAATCAAAATaagccacaaaaaaaaaaaacccaaaataggttaaatgtaataaattattgtgtttttcacttttttcttaacggtcaacacggtttgtaaaacataataatttattatgttttgcacaaaaaatcaaaaataaaaaacagtgTGCTGTCACATcttctttatgtcaaatcatgtaataataatttattacgtttataAATagtgtttgtaaaacgtaataatttattacaaactacaaacagtgtttgtaagttgtaataaattattacaacttACATCTAACCACATCACATCACCTTTACTTTTTCCACTTTTAAATTTAACTCACCccaccccatcccaccccacTTTTAAATGTAATCCACCCCACACCTTGTAGAACCCTCTCACCCCATTTTTgtgtattaaaaatatgaaattaatttttcgaTTAATGTTTCATTTTAGTTTCTGATTAGTGTTTTGATTAAGATTTTGAGGAAACTTACATAGACAAATAcgttttttattataattaataaagtaAAAAGTCACAGTTTAAGTTACGGGTGTATAAAAAttgaatcgataaaaatgttattgatttatctttattagttaacgattttttaatgattttataaaaaaattattgagttattgattcgattttgatttttttattaggttattgggtaaatcgataaccGATTAAGATTATACGAAATTATTATTTACACCCTCCATATCTATATATACTAAATAGCAAGAAAGTCTTGCCTAGATTGTTGCCAAGTGACACCATATTATTGGGCCAAGTTTTACTTATTAGGacaattttgttaaaattaagttttagttagtagttattgttatttttaaattcaaaattttgatatttatttataagatttttaaattaaaaattttgatatttatttataagATAATTAGCACGATTCTTCATTTGAGCAGATTATCAGACTTCCTATATTGCATATTTATAGTTATAGTCACtattatcatttaatttaaaatcttaataaaatttGATAGTTATAATTCATGTCAAACACTCTTTCTAAAATATTTGTTCAAATCAAttggaatttatatttcatacatCAAACACAAGAAACAAGGGTAAATCCATCAATCTAACTATTACTGTcaagtaaattaaataaaaaattataataacaaataaataaattaaattacatcTACTAGTTCAGGAGTAGTTTCACAATTATATTTCTTTCCACGTCTAATAATAAGTAGCAAAATATAAGGAGGAGTTTCGTAAGCAAAGTCACAAAAGAGCAACTTTCTCACTTGATAATTATCTCTAAaacttcaaaatacaaaatttcaaCGTAAAACTTCTTCATTTGACGCAACTTCCATTGCTTTTCCATTTCCATGTTGATAGAATGTGTTAAATTCTAAACATTCAAGCTCCGGTCCATGagttttttctgattttttaaaatatcagaGAGAAATACGAAATACTTTCCACAATAATAACACAAGAAATAACAAAGCAATAATTTTACAGTAatgaaatacatattttttttggtagAACCAATGAAATATTACACTACTATACAACAACTTAAATATGTATGCTACTTTTCCTACAGGAGACAAAGTAGAGTAAATAGTTAGGaccattaaattaaaaaatacgttattatttttaaattattattattatttttgtaatcttAAAACCATGTTCCTAAATAATCTCCCACAAAGCCACGGAAACAACACATTTACTTTTTAGTTACTAATTTTTTTAGATACAAGTCCTATAATAAAGGAGAATCACATTCACCATTTTAAAGGTAGTTTAACTTTTTaccttttaatatttatatttcttttatttttttaattatttaaaacaaacatatctCTGCAAAATCTTACTactaaatttcatttttcaattatTGTTAAAGTCTTTATTAagtaattacaaatttatttatgtaaataaataattaataaatcatAACTGTTATTGAAAAGTCAAATTATATTCATGTTTCTATTCACATTCCTAATAATCATCTCACaagcatgatttttttttttaaagaaattcatACAAGTGCGTAAATACATCCATTAGAGGAGTTAATTGTGGAAATAAAAAAAGCtactatttaatatttaaaataatttattttaaaaaaattaaattaataaattaagaagataatgtgttttaaacatcaCATTTATGGCACACGTATACCCACCCATGTTTTCTACTAAGCCCACACTACTTCCAAAACAAATATATCCACGTTTCCTACTACTCTTCCCCCACAATCACAAAAACCAACACACTTCTCCCCCACAATCACAAAAACCAACACACTTCTCCCCCACAATCacctatttattatttataataataattttaaaaaacacattaaaaaattaaaaatactacaGGGCTTTTACAGTAACTATGACATTCATACCGACATACCCAACCTACATTATTTTAACAGTTTGTCAActtctttttatataattttaacttttaatagaCCACATTCTCCATTTTCAAGTAAACTGTAAGATTTCTCAGAGCATTCTTTTTCAATGTTTAAAACCTTCTTCTATTAAAACacctatttattatttataataataattttaaaaaaatacattaaaaaattaaaaagattacAGAATTTTTACAAAAAATGTGACATTCATACCCATATACTCACGTTTCCCACACTGTTTTAACAGTTTGTAACttctttttatacaattttaatttttaataaatcacATTCCCTCTTTTCTTGCAAACTGCAAAATAAGTTTCTACGCAGAATGTTTAAAACTTTTCCTATAAGTACAATCCAATACATACAAATTTTCAAGAGTTGATTATATTAGTGAAATTTCAAATTACAAAATGGATTGGAACTTCAAAGTAAGGGTTGTACGTATGTGGCATGCTACACCAAGGGACAAACCAAATTTTCTTCTATCAATTGAGTTAGTGCTTCAAGATGAAAAGGTATTTCaaattattcaataattttctatttaCTATACCAATACTGAATTATTAATCCTGACTTTAATTTCTCACTTATTTATTTGTAGGGAGAAAAAATTCATGCAACAATTCCACGATTTGTTGTCCATCGTTTCAGAGgagaaaaaaatgcaataaaagaAATGGGATTGTATCTTATGAATACTTTTGTTGTTGAGCCTAACAATATGCATTACAAAACAACTGCACAAAAGTTTAAGCTTGAGCTTACACCCAAGACAATTGTTGTTGAGACAACTGATCCAGCttttggtttaaatatttttaactttcGATTATTTAATGATTTGAAAAATCACATTGACATTGATGACACTCAActatttggtaaaaaaaatttatgtgttgCTCTTAACAAATTTTTTAACCAAAACATcactatttgaattttttgtataaatatgtCTATCTTGCAGATGTCATCGGACAAGTTGTTTGTCATGCTGAAAAACAAACTCATAAGCTCCGAAATGGTACAACAAGTCaatttttgaatgttgttatCGAAGATGATGAGTAAGATTGTGATTCAATtactaatttttaatatttttatacaaatttaatatCTAATATATTGTTATTAATGCAGAAGGAAGACAATTACAGCAACATTTTGGGGGGAGTTTGTTGATAAAATCATGCCCCATTTGCACAATTTGATCGATGAACCTGTCATCGTAGTTATGCAGCTTATAAGAGCGCATAAATTTCAAGGTATATCAACAATATAACTTACACTTCAAATATCATAttcagttttaaaaaaattactggCCTAACACTATGTTTAAGTTCACAGGGGTATATTTTGTACAGAATACATGGAATTCCTCCAAGCTTTGGATTAATCCTGACCTTCCTCAAGTTAATGATTTCAAATCAAGGTTTTTGTTTTATACTATATTAATTTTATGtccatactaaaataaaaatttgtaataccccgagaaatttttcgatgaaattttgtgcgtaaacgtgttgggttctatcttctagaatgaattataaatttttcgtgcggattgtattagattataacccaccattgcatagagtatcaaataagctttccaactatatttggatcatccaaaacggacacccgagcgacgagttatgaacattccgatcgaaccatgaatagtagtgaacagtaaaacgtgcaggaaaaagtactgaggcctggcgtatttttgctctaactttaaatgatcataaatctttgtaaataatgatctgtgtaatctactatatatcaacggaaagctctgcgagtcctctttccaatgaaattggtttcatccaatttgtctatcagagcaaaaagttatggtcgatttacttcagcctatcaaaagagaatttttgggtcaacttcaaacgatcataactcctcgtaaataatgatctgggtgagatactatatatcaacagaaatatatgagaattcgctttctaatgaaattggtttcatccaatttggatatcggagtaaaatgttatggttgatctacttcagactatcaaaacagtccaccaaaggacagattcgagaatttttttgatttttaggggcgttttggtcattccccctcacccaaaatccatccaaaccctatattaaagcctatgagaagcattatatgttatatttcatcaaatcccctcaaaaagaaaaccctaagctcctacatccaacttcaagaacctccaaagttcaccattaattctgcaaatttattcaagattccaagttcctaattcaagaacgtcaagaacctctaaagttcaccattaattctacaaatttatttaagattccaagtttctagttcaagaactccaagaaccatcattcaaaggcacgattaacatctaaaaaatgagtatcgatctaaagttcatcattcaaggtatgtgggatttttcaacaagaactctctttcgttcttgttcccaaaagtaattttctttacaaaggcgtgatttttatttgatttttacgaatttgaagcatgaacccatatcttatgatgattattatgaaatcttgatgtttataattttgaaagatgaatttacatgtgtggagatataaagcatgaatcttgaacgatatttatcatgattttgatatttggatcgtgaatccctattgaaaattgtgtttttttttagaaagtgtgtgttataagcacgttgatgttgaatatttgagatattttgaatgatttgaccttttggtcttaatggagttgttttgaactcgagtgtgaaataaatccacaatgtggttgattttgatagatgggaagcatgatggctcccgatgtatatttatatattactgaaattgttttattgtggattgtctttgaaatgatctaagctaagttcgggagaaatccttagcaccaagtgggaggtataaagcgaccttacttccctagaactacgtgccctcgtaggagtgagcctgaggctgatttatatagtgatcactagtttgtgtggatttgatatcgatagtcctactctgatgtgAAGGATAGGACGGcgctccccaacgtgggttgtacgttggactccatgtagctcacatggtttatgtcggttataggatctcccagtgtgtgtatgtttccttgtgtctatggtgaatggtgaagtgatttgaacgtggaattgtgaaagttattctttcgaaagatttaaatgatatttacattatgagaatttatattcttgatgaactgaaagtgattgacaaattatatgatgactcacatgtgttattgtacttatttcatcctctcatgattatgatgattttctttgggctatgtgagtctttcatacatcctgcatatttcttataaatatttatgatgatgatgtttatacaaccgCATAccaccccatatactcggttcctttctatggtactgacccacatcttcggatgtgggctgcattttcttggaatgtaggttcaggtgctcagttccaggttcgacagtgattcttcgggcacgctgttctacatcctccgTCGTGgggagtcctcatgtttcgaggacgtgatgtctgatgttggtttcatggaattgtttacatttgataactgagtatgattcagttggggcatgtctcaatgactcgctgattttattgattttcttagaggcttgtcagactagtatagatgttgggagttgactaataagtcgtattttgttatctttctgaaattcttttattcttggatgatgattactcagttgatatttgagggttatttatggaaaccccgttgatttgtgttgaactgaatgaaaatggctcaaagggttagcttgggactactcgtagcctcaagcaccgtgtgacgctccgggacccgtttttcggggcgttacaaaattaCATGCATCACTAATATAAAAAGTGTAGATTAGGAACTGTGTCCGAAGCTACCCCTAAAATGCTAAGTCAAGCAATATCTCAACGTAGTCTTTCTATTGTTGAAGAATTGGCTACTGGAACTGTACAACTTAAAACTGTTAAAGAATTTTTTGATTCTGTGCAGGTAAAAGTCTCTATATTAATTTCACACTATATTTCAACAAGCTTACTTATATGCAACATATGACAAATTGTTCTATCacaattctttttcatttttacaGGTTGGGCATTTGTGGATTCTTGCAAAAATAATGAATTTGGAACTTAAAAATAATTGGTCATACCTAGGTTGCATCAAGTGCCATAAGAGTGTCGAAGAAGTTGCCAAAAATACATTTCACTGCAAAAAATGTGGTCGTGATTTTCAAACAACTACTCACAGGCTTGAGCTTAATATTATTTGCTTAGCACTAAAAATTTTAGCTAGATTttatatttaaaccaaaaatacTATCAGTTATAGGGTTCAGATTAAGGTGATGGATGATACGGGGATCGTCTCTTTATTGCTTTGGGACAACGAAGCAATCACACTCATAGGAAAATCTGCTTCTGAATTAAAAGATTGTCCGTTAGAggtatattattttttaacattGTTTTATGAATCCTAATACTAATAAAACTAATATCATATTAGATTTTTGATTCTCCGTACGAGTGTTCTTATTCGATCGAGCTGGATGTTCTTCTTGATAGAATCATCATGTTTAAAGTGAATgttaaacaagaaaatattgaatCACGTGATCGAGTCTATGGAGTTGCGAAGATCAATGACGATGAAGAACTGATAAATCAATACAAGATGTCAACAAAAGAAGATCTTTTCACTGTATGTATGATTTTACTAGCAAAAAAGAGTCATTTATAGTAGCATGTTAATTTTATCACTAAAAGAGGTGTTTAAccctttttatttataaaaataggaACTTCATTTCAATGTTGAAGAAGGCTCAGATACTAAGAAGGTATTCAACTTtcaatgatttaaaaataaaaattgataatggATATTgctatatttatgtattttttaaataaacctTTACTATTCTCCTTTTTGTCTTAGGATTCCATGTATGATAACAA of the Capsicum annuum cultivar UCD-10X-F1 chromosome 11, UCD10Xv1.1, whole genome shotgun sequence genome contains:
- the LOC107846109 gene encoding replication protein A 70 kDa DNA-binding subunit B-like, with amino-acid sequence MDWNFKVRVVRMWHATPRDKPNFLLSIELVLQDEKGEKIHATIPRFVVHRFRGEKNAIKEMGLYLMNTFVVEPNNMHYKTTAQKFKLELTPKTIVVETTDPAFGLNIFNFRLFNDLKNHIDIDDTQLFDVIGQVVCHAEKQTHKLRNGTTSQFLNVVIEDDERKTITATFWGEFVDKIMPHLHNLIDEPVIVVMQLIRAHKFQGWAFVDSCKNNEFGT